One Vicia villosa cultivar HV-30 ecotype Madison, WI linkage group LG5, Vvil1.0, whole genome shotgun sequence genomic window, GAGAAAAAAGCACCGGCCCAAGGTCATTAGAGAAGGCAAACCCAAAAGAACTCCGAAACCAGCTACCCCAAAGCCTGCGCAATCAAAAGGAAACATAACTGGCAAAAGGAAGTATGTGAGGAGAAAGGAATTGAACAAAACTCCTACTCCTGCAACAGAAGTGACCGGAGAAGTCGCAGAAAAAGTACCTGAAGCTGCCGAAATGTCATGTAAAAGGTCCTTAAATTTTGAAATAGGTACAGAAGATGAGAGTTCTGCAGGCAGAGGAAATACAACTTCACTTCTAAACAAAGAAAATGGTGTAGCCGTACAAGAAACAAATATTGACCTTGTTTGTGATTTAAACACTTCGGTTAAGCATGCATCAAACAGTTTCATGCCATTACCAAAAGGTACACAAGTCCTAGATACATCTTCACAAAGCACCCACCCTGAGGCAAAGCCAAAAGAAAACCCAACTGGCAAGAAGCGTGTGAGAAGGAAATTGAACAAGTCTCCTGATCCTCCAACAGAAGTGACAGGTGAACTGACTACAGAAAAGATGTTTGAATTGGCCCAACCACCCTGTATAATTTCCACAAATTTCAACAAAGGAGGAATGGAAGAGAGTTCTGCTGTCAAAGAGAATGTAGTCGTAGAGGGAACATATCCAGATCTTGCTTATGTGAGAAGGCCGGGATTAAATAAGTCTTCTACTCCTACTGAAGTATCCGGAGACTTGGCTGGAAAAACGATGTCAGAATCTGCAAAAAATTCTTGTAGAAAGTCCTTAAAGTTTGATGGAGGAGAAAGAGCTGAAAGTTCTGCCAGCGGAGAAAATGCAATTGTACATCCGTGTATAGAAACTGGTACAGAACTACAGGAAATTGAGGTAGGCATTGCCTATGATGTGAAGGCTCTCATGAAGCAGGCAGCAGAAAATAATTACCCATCAATTTGTAATAATGAACATACCCTAACTGTGCATCCGTGCAAAGAAACTGGTGCAGAATTGCAGAATATTGATGTAGTCCTTGCCGATGATATAGAGCATTTCGTGAAGCAGGCAGCAGAAAGCAATTACATGTCATCTTTTAATAATGAACAAACCCTAAGTACGTCCCCTTCAAAAACTAATTCTCCCGAGGAAAAGCCAAGAGGAAACCTGACAGAAAATACGTATCAGAGAAGAAAACGGTTGAACAAGTCTCCTACTTGCCAAACAGAAATGACAGGAGGACTGACTGGGGTGTTGATGCCAGAATCTAAAGAAACAACAATGAGTAGGTTCTCAGATTTTGATATGGCTATGAAAGATGAAAGTTCTGCTCAAAGACAAATTGTAAATGTGCAAATGGACGATGTGGTAAAGGAAACACCCGCAGGCCTTGCTTATGAAGAGACTTGGATGAAGCAGGCATTGCATAGTTACATACCTGAAGGTGAAGGGAAGTGTGTGAGAAAGAAGAGATCGGGCAGGAAGCTTACTCCAAAAAATAAGGCAGGTGAATTGACTAAACCAATTATGTCTGAACCTACCATAATATCGTGTAGAATGTCCATAAATTTTGACACAGGAGGAAGAGATGAAAGCAGTATGTGCAATGAAAGCCTCACCAATGATCAAAACACCTTGGCAAAAGAGATAGTACATAATTACACATCGTTATCTgaaaacacacaagctccaagtATATGTCTTCCAAAAAGCAAATTTCTTGAGGTGAAGCAGAATGCCaggaacaaaaataaaagaaagagtCTTGCAGAGGCAGAGGATGGAAACAACGGTAATGCTCAGGCTTCAACAGTAAAGTTAAAAATGGTTGGTTGCGAGAGAGAGCAATCTGAAACCACTGAAAGAGCAGATAATGGTCAAGCTTCAGCAGTAAACTTACAAATGGAAATGGTTGGTTGCGAGGGAGAGCATTCTGGAACCAATGGACATGCAGATAATAGCAGTATGAATCTGATTGGGGCACAATATAATGGATTGCACTCATACCAGTCAAATACATGTCTTCCAAAATGCAATCCTCCTGGAAGGAAGCGGAATGCCaggaacaaaaacaaaagaaagggtCTTGCAGAGGTTGATGATGGAAACATCAGCAATGGCCGGGCTTCAACTGTAAATTTACAAATGGTTGGTTGCGAGAGAGAGCATTCTGGAACCACTGAACGTGCAGATAACAGCAGCGTGAATCTGATTGGGGCACACTCTAATGAATTGCACGCATACCAGTCAAAGTTTTCACTTCAGTTTCCAAATATCCAGAAGAAAAGGAGAACTGGAAAGGGAAAAACTCCTAACACTCATATTACATCTTCTGTGATTGCCAAAGAGGGAGTACCACTAATATACGCTCATGAAGATGCTCAAGTGCATCCTTATGCATCAAACCACAGCTCCTGGATGTATGGTTTGGGATATAATGCAGTTGTACGCCGAATCATAAATGAATCTAGAGAAAATTATATTCATAATACTCAAACATTTGATGAGTTCAGAATATCTTTAAGAAGGATGGCAGAAATATCTCAATTACCAAATCAAACTTGTGATTATAATTCTCTAATGAGAATTAGAAACTGTATTGAACCAAATTACAATGCAAAACAACTGGACTATTCAGACCGGCAAACAATACGAGAAGCAGAAAGACCACAAGACATGCCTGTGTCATGTGCAAAAAAGAAGCGAAATAGAAAGAGAAGTGTTCTTTCCAGTTCAACACATCCTAACAAAGATGAGATGCAACAGTGCCATAATTCTGCATTGGGAAATCACCACCTGACACTGGTGAAACCAGGTATTTCCACTAAACACTTGATTTTTGTGTCGGTAACATAGTATAGATGCTCAATGACAAATTATACAATGTAATTTTGCATTGCAGGTACTGCTCGCCGAGTAATGCGGAAAATAATGCATAATGTTGAAGCATTAACAGAGCAATTTAGACGGCTAAACATAAACACGGGAGGGAAAGAACTTGCCTTATATGGGCAGACTGCACTTGTTCCCTTTCAGGGCTCATTTGAACCCATCAAAAAACAGCGCCCACGACCTAAAGTTGATCTTGATGAGGAGACTGATAGAGTATGGAAGCTTTTGCTGTTAGATATAAACCATGATGGGGTTGATGGAACAGATGAAGAAAAGGCCAAATGGTGGGAAGGAGAACGTAATGTGTTCCGTGGACGAGCAGAATCATTTATTGCACGGATGCATCTTGTACAAGGTATCAACCCTAGTTTATTCCTTTGCATTCATTGGCTTTAGTCACATatttcatttattaatttaaaacataataaacaGGAGACAGGCGATTTTCTCGATGGAAAGGATCGGTTGTGGATTCAGTAGTGGGagtttttctcactcaaaatgtCACAGACCATCTTTCCAGGTACATACTCTATTAGTTTTTTTAGCTGACTTTGAATTTAACAACATGCCACAACAACAATTTTTTTCTCTGTTGACAGTTCTGCGTTCATGTCACTTGCTGCTCGATTTCCCAAAAAGTCAGGCAGCATGTGCGGAGAAGGCACGAGCCAGGCAGTCAATAAACAACAAGTGTGTGTGGTGGAACCAGAAGAGAACACCGAATGTGATGTAAACTTATTGAATCAATCTGTTTGCAACCAAAGCTCTATGACAGTAGATATAGTTGAGCATTCTGGAGAAAAAACTGTCAACTGCAATGATTCCTGCAGAATTACAAGTAGCCCAATTAGCTTAACAGATGAATCGAACTGCAAACGAACAGAATCACCTCAGAGAAATATTACAGAATGCCACAGCCCAATGGTGGTGATTGAGGACAGGGAAGAAAAATCATGTCATGATGGTACAGGGAAAGAGTTAAATGACATTGTTTCATCTCAATCCTCTGTCATTTCATCTCAAATATCTGGAGATTTTTCAAATTATCAAAATCCTGAGAAGATAGGATCATGCTCAGATAGCAACTCAGAAGTTGAAGATCTGTCAAGCACAGCAAAATACAACACTTGTGGTTCCTTCTCTAAGCTTCTTGAAATGGTAAGTTCAACCAAGTTTTCTGAAGTTAACAGTCAAAGAAGCAAATCAATTGAGAACATGAGAGATGACAATGCAACAGAAAGCTGGAAAAAATCAAATGTCACTCAAAACTCTTTAAGAGAATCCATCATTCCGTCCCATGAACATAATTTGAAACTCACACTCAACTTAGGAGCTCATCAAGTTAACTGCTCTGATCCTCTCAACACAGAAGCTTTGTCAAGTGGCATCTTAAAGAATAAAGATGAAAATGAGATGAATACACTTAGTTTTCAAACAGACGAATCTGCAGGCTCTGTTGCAGTCACTCATTCACATAATGCATCTCAAGTCCATCCTCGGGAACAGAGTAATCACATGCAGCAAAGCCTTTTTGACATTGCTGGACAAACTCTTGATCTGATTCAGAAAGAGAGGGATTTAAATTTTGGTAATCACAAAGATGTTGTGAGGAGTGAAACCAATGAGATAACTTCTGACCCAATAAAGTTAAAGACCAAAAATCAactaaaggaggaaaaggaaCAATTTGACTGGGATAGTTTACGAAGAAAAGCACAAGCTAAGGCtgggaaaagagaaaagacaGAAGACACCATGGATTCCTTAGACTGGGATGCCGTGAGATGTGCAGATGTTGGTGACATTGCTAATACAATCAAAGAACGAGGCATGAACAACAGGCTTGCCGAGCGTATTCAGGTAAAATGAAACTTCAATGAAATGCTATTTATCATTTTTGGACAGAGAAATTAGTGAGCAGCACATTTTACATGATTTATTATGCAGAAATTCCTGAAGAGACTGGTTGATGATCATGGAAGCGTTGACCTCGAGTGGCTGAGAGACGTTCCACCTGACCAAGCAAAGTAAGTGAATGATTAACTAAGCCACTTAGTTGAAATAATATTTCTCATAATGCAACTAGACCTTCATGTAGAAAAATATGCATATATGTGCTTAATAAAATTCAATTCATCATACAGAGAGTATTTGCTAAGCGTGAGAGGACTGGGATTAAAAAGTGTGGAGTGTGTGCGCCTGTTAACGCTGCACCATCTTGCCTTCCCGGTAAGTTGAAAACAAAGGTATGCGCAATTGCAGGAATATATATATGGAATAAATCTAATAAATTATTGCCATATAACAGGTAGATACAAATGTTGGACGTATAGCAGTACGCTTGGGATGGGTACCTCTCCAACCACTGCCCGAGTCACTACAGTTGCATCTCCTTGAAATGTAAGTACTGCATAAATAAATTATACTAGGTGGTGCTATTTATTTGGACGAGAAGAGCTAATATCATTGTCCATTGTAGGTACCCGGTGTTGGAGTCCATACAAAAGTATCTCTGGCCTCGATTGTGCAAGCTAGATCAAAAAACATTGTAAATATTTCTTTTGAATTTACATAGCAAACAGACAGAAATAAATActaatttttctttgtttctgtaAGTTTAGAAAGGGTAATGTACCGAgggattattattttttatgttttattgaaATTGCTATGTATTACAGGTATGAGCTACATTACCAGATGATTACATTTGGAAAGGTAAGTTGCATTTTCTTATGAGAGACCAACACTATTTAACCGAAGCCTATTGTGATTTTGACATGAACTGTGATGAATGCAGGTCTTCTGTACAAAAAGCAAACCAAATTGCAATGCATGCCCAATGAGAGCAGAATGCCGACACTTTGCTAGTGCATTTGCAAGGTATGCATATATTTACTAAATTCTGAGGGGAAAACTATGTTCTCATCATAAATTAGAACTTTAGAAGGCACTACAAATATTATTCTTAGCAATGTAGATATTGAACATGAGACATTAATACTAGAATGTTCATATATCCAGAATTATAATACTAGCTAGTACTTACTTCATTATAGTGACATCACTCTAATAGCATTCAATCCTAATCCAAACAGTATATTTAAGAAATGGCTACTTCGGTAACAGCTGAAAAATTTCTCATTACCGCACTAAAAATCCAACAATATGCATGTACTGTAAATCATGATATGATCAATTACTGAAGCTTTATTGCTTGCAGTGCAAGGCTTGCCCTGCCTGGACCAGAGCAGAAGAGTATAGTAATTGCAGCTGGAAATAGTGCGCCAGATGAAAACCCACCTGTAGTCATGAGTCAGTTGCAGTTGCCTCTTGCTGTGAATACAAACCAAGTGGAAGAAATTCCCGAAACAGAAGTTAGCGGACAACTGGCAAGATCTGAAGTAAATATCTGCCAACCTATCATTGAAGAGCCGACAACTCCAGAGCCAGAATGTTCGGAACAAATACTAAGTGATATCGAAGATGCCTTCTACGAAGACCCATGTGAAATTCCTACCATTAAACTTAACATAGAGGAGTTCACTATGAATTTACAAAACTATATGCAACAAAACATGGAACTTCAAGAAGGTGAAATGTCTAAGGCTCTGGTTGCTTTGAATCCAGAGGCTGCCTCCATTCCTGTGCCCAAGCTAAAGAATGTTAGCCGATTGCGAACAGAGCATTGTGTGTAAGTAACATAACACATCTCCAACTAAATACCCTAGGAGTGAAAATTTTCTAACAACTTATGCTGATATAATGTTTCCTTCATACAGTTATGAACTCCCGGATACGCATCCTCTTCTGGAAGGGGTTAGTTATTACTGCATTTGTAAATCTATTTTATCCAATATGTTCAACTTATATTAACTACTTGTGCATTACAGTGGGACAAGCGAGAACCTGATGATCCTGGCAAATATCTTCTTGCTATATGGACTCCAGGTAGACAAAAATAACGATTCCGTTACCCTGAGAAGTATTGTTTTGCACTATGCACCAAAATAAGTCGGGAAGTTTCAAAATATATAAATTGTTTCGCTTCCCTTGGTACTTTCTAActcattttattaaataaattataaatttaggaGAGACAGCAGATTCAACACAGGCACCTGAATGCAAATGCAGATCTCGCGAAGAATTAGGACAACTCTGCAATGAGAAGGAGTGTTTCTCATGCAACAGTTTCCGTGAAGCAAATTCACAGATAGTTAGAGGGACACTCCTGGTCTGAATTCATATCAAATTAATGATTTTAAACACATCTTTACTAATTCTTACTCATTACTAATTCTCATAATAAATATGACCAGATACCGTGTCGAACAGCTACGCGTGGGAGCTTTCCATTAAATGGCACTTATTTCCAAGTCAACGAGGTAAAATAGCGTGAGATCACAGATTTTGCTAAATTTCAATCCCTTTTATACTCGAGTGGTTGCAATTTAAGCACCGCTAACATGTGTCGGTCGAAACAGGTATTTGCTGATCATGAGTCGAGCCTTAATCCTGTTAGTGTTCCCCGAAGTTGGATCTGGAACCTCAATAGGAGAACAGTCTATTTTGGAACCTCCACAACATCAATATTTAAAGGTAAAAAATGCAGAGCATGGTAATAATATATTATGGCATGCATTATTCTTGTGTCAAATAATGAAGCTGATTTATTTTTTCACAAACAGGTTTATCAACACAAGAAATTCAACAAGCCTTTTGGAGAGGTAAGATTTAAGTCAAAGAATGCGATCCTTCTCTACTAGAGGAACCTTTCTTCCAGTTAACCTAACATCTACTGAAAATGCTTTGTAGGGTATATCTGTGTGCGAGGGTTTGAAAGGAAATTGCGAACACCGCGTCCTCTGATGGCTAGACTACACTTCCCAGCTAGCAAATTGGCCAAAGCCAAAGAGAAGACAAAAAAAGAGTCAACTCCAGCAAAGGAATCACAAGTACCAAAACCGGCGAAGAAATCACAAGAACCGAAACCGAATCCTGAACAGCCTGAACAGCCTGAACTGATTACAAACGGTCACAGCCTTCAGGAGAAAGGAACAGCCTGAAGTCTACAATAGTCTGTAGTATCGTGTTGCCTAGTAACTTGTGTGTAAAATGATAATGACAAAGTCATTATTTAGTCTTAAGCTGCGTGTTTTTATCATCATTATATGGACAATTCGTTTTTCTTTCTGTCAAGGTTATTAGGTTATTTATAATGTATCATCAGTAGCACCATAAGTCCATGTAGCACCAACACTTCTCATTAAAGTTGTGTTTGGTGTCCTATATATAATGGTTTTTCTATATTTAACTATTCTATTGCTTCAAGTGATTATCAGTATGGTGTCGTGTCAATATTGTTATGAACGAGTAATGGGTAATGTTCAATCAAAATGCAGAGTTGGATATTTTCCTCCTGCAAATTTCCGATGATGCAATATACGGTAAACACATAGATCATCACTAAATCATAATCATCTTAGTTTAGTGAAAATAGTAACAAAAGTAGTCTTCAACAACTAGaagcaaagaaaaaaatcaaaattcaaaggcTATGAAATTCTCACATTGAGATCTATCTGCATCTAACGAAATATAAAACAAGAAAGTATCAAAATCATACAGATGCATTATGCTAAAAGAACTCAAGTTAAATAAACTTAAAACTTGAAATAATAGCTATATGGAGAATGGATGTTGAGATAAGGAAGTCGAAGTGTACCTTTTAAATTTCGGAGTGTGGAAAGAAACTAAGTGAATTACTCAAGAGATAGAAATAGAGATGCTAGAATAGGGAAGACGAGATAGAAATCGGGATGCTAGCAAAGAGAAGCCGATGGAGGCAACTTTGGCGCCATTTTTATACTTGGAATATTTTCGGGTGGCATTTACTAGTATTTAGTACGCGGGAAAGTAATGTTTTTGTCCACCTTGGGCCAGgatttttttttatgagaaaTTAACATGTCATCCCCCAATTAAACATGTCACCCTTAAATCTATGAAAAGATCAAAATGTCCAACCATTTTTTATTATCATATGTTACCAAATTTACGCGAGGAACCGGACATTTCAATTTTTTGGACGATACCGAAAATTTCGAGTGCATACCGGAAATATGGCGAAAACAAGTAAGTTTTTCGATATTTTttgtgaaatttccggtatttgctaccagaaatttcaaattttacgaTATTTGCTAATTTCCGGTATTTTCATTTACCAATTCTCATaccgaaattttgaaatttccggtaattcttttttttttaaaatgtttttttccttatatttttaaattttgcaaTGAGGACCAGAGGCAATGACGGTTTTGTTGCGAGACTGGCCACAGATAGAGCAGATGTTCTTGCTCGGACCGATACACTCTGATGGAGC contains:
- the LOC131601698 gene encoding DNA glycosylase/AP lyase ROS1-like, with amino-acid sequence MEVGEMGRKEPESEIPWIPTTPAKPILPKSVPICTPVEGNNQTHHHGNGAVACSEFSNGSEKNREPCHGSVSVATVADIAGDNGKICEKIDSGNNVSCWSELGSSAEFMFPTEVASSNSNSYVAQLGNNNGLNDLFGPSVVLNNSRVPQETSDNACCSKRTSPGDPAEMLDKDGPSLNNEVCELVVELNGASSPLKENHNPAEGSSLCTGLNKTPEKKPRRKKHRPKVIREGKPKRTPKPATPKPAQSKGNITGKRKYVRRKELNKTPTPATEVTGEVAEKVPEAAEMSCKRSLNFEIGTEDESSAGRGNTTSLLNKENGVAVQETNIDLVCDLNTSVKHASNSFMPLPKGTQVLDTSSQSTHPEAKPKENPTGKKRVRRKLNKSPDPPTEVTGELTTEKMFELAQPPCIISTNFNKGGMEESSAVKENVVVEGTYPDLAYVRRPGLNKSSTPTEVSGDLAGKTMSESAKNSCRKSLKFDGGERAESSASGENAIVHPCIETGTELQEIEVGIAYDVKALMKQAAENNYPSICNNEHTLTVHPCKETGAELQNIDVVLADDIEHFVKQAAESNYMSSFNNEQTLSTSPSKTNSPEEKPRGNLTENTYQRRKRLNKSPTCQTEMTGGLTGVLMPESKETTMSRFSDFDMAMKDESSAQRQIVNVQMDDVVKETPAGLAYEETWMKQALHSYIPEGEGKCVRKKRSGRKLTPKNKAGELTKPIMSEPTIISCRMSINFDTGGRDESSMCNESLTNDQNTLAKEIVHNYTSLSENTQAPSICLPKSKFLEVKQNARNKNKRKSLAEAEDGNNGNAQASTVKLKMVGCEREQSETTERADNGQASAVNLQMEMVGCEGEHSGTNGHADNSSMNLIGAQYNGLHSYQSNTCLPKCNPPGRKRNARNKNKRKGLAEVDDGNISNGRASTVNLQMVGCEREHSGTTERADNSSVNLIGAHSNELHAYQSKFSLQFPNIQKKRRTGKGKTPNTHITSSVIAKEGVPLIYAHEDAQVHPYASNHSSWMYGLGYNAVVRRIINESRENYIHNTQTFDEFRISLRRMAEISQLPNQTCDYNSLMRIRNCIEPNYNAKQLDYSDRQTIREAERPQDMPVSCAKKKRNRKRSVLSSSTHPNKDEMQQCHNSALGNHHLTLVKPGTARRVMRKIMHNVEALTEQFRRLNINTGGKELALYGQTALVPFQGSFEPIKKQRPRPKVDLDEETDRVWKLLLLDINHDGVDGTDEEKAKWWEGERNVFRGRAESFIARMHLVQGDRRFSRWKGSVVDSVVGVFLTQNVTDHLSSSAFMSLAARFPKKSGSMCGEGTSQAVNKQQVCVVEPEENTECDVNLLNQSVCNQSSMTVDIVEHSGEKTVNCNDSCRITSSPISLTDESNCKRTESPQRNITECHSPMVVIEDREEKSCHDGTGKELNDIVSSQSSVISSQISGDFSNYQNPEKIGSCSDSNSEVEDLSSTAKYNTCGSFSKLLEMVSSTKFSEVNSQRSKSIENMRDDNATESWKKSNVTQNSLRESIIPSHEHNLKLTLNLGAHQVNCSDPLNTEALSSGILKNKDENEMNTLSFQTDESAGSVAVTHSHNASQVHPREQSNHMQQSLFDIAGQTLDLIQKERDLNFGNHKDVVRSETNEITSDPIKLKTKNQLKEEKEQFDWDSLRRKAQAKAGKREKTEDTMDSLDWDAVRCADVGDIANTIKERGMNNRLAERIQKFLKRLVDDHGSVDLEWLRDVPPDQAKEYLLSVRGLGLKSVECVRLLTLHHLAFPVDTNVGRIAVRLGWVPLQPLPESLQLHLLEMYPVLESIQKYLWPRLCKLDQKTLYELHYQMITFGKVFCTKSKPNCNACPMRAECRHFASAFASARLALPGPEQKSIVIAAGNSAPDENPPVVMSQLQLPLAVNTNQVEEIPETEVSGQLARSEVNICQPIIEEPTTPEPECSEQILSDIEDAFYEDPCEIPTIKLNIEEFTMNLQNYMQQNMELQEGEMSKALVALNPEAASIPVPKLKNVSRLRTEHCVYELPDTHPLLEGWDKREPDDPGKYLLAIWTPGETADSTQAPECKCRSREELGQLCNEKECFSCNSFREANSQIVRGTLLIPCRTATRGSFPLNGTYFQVNEVFADHESSLNPVSVPRSWIWNLNRRTVYFGTSTTSIFKGLSTQEIQQAFWRGYICVRGFERKLRTPRPLMARLHFPASKLAKAKEKTKKESTPAKESQVPKPAKKSQEPKPNPEQPEQPELITNGHSLQEKGTA